In a single window of the Lacerta agilis isolate rLacAgi1 chromosome 15, rLacAgi1.pri, whole genome shotgun sequence genome:
- the RSKR gene encoding ribosomal protein S6 kinase-related protein, translated as MLKGRGASFLPDASWARGWKNLLSSFGGTLLGLERAFAGRNPLKRESGSVVEKLPQLAKEGAERTLPQCISLFLPEFPVQPPMGQRQLKILGFVAKGSFGTVLKVLDCGQEKVFAVKVLPKVEVLRRDSLRQCKEEVSIQKQVRHPFVHCLGDSWQGRSHLFIMCTYCSTGDLYTLWKSVGRFAEAVIRLFATELVLVLGYLHNLGIVHRDVKMENILLDEQGHLKLTDFGLSRHLPWGERAYTICGTLQYMAPEVLSGGPYAHAADWWSMGVLLYGLATGKFPVAAEKDHVSMLESVRCCDYAIPGTLSLGLRLLLSELLCQDPQRRLRYLHHFRGHLFFRGMTFDAEMLRKRPVDVVLDLRNPRETSLDSATFLDFDCDLMAPSSQPWPG; from the exons ATGCTCAAG GGACGTGGTGCCAGCTTCCTGCCGGACGCCTCCTGGGCAAGAGGCTGGAAGAACCTCCTCTCCAGCTTTGGTGGGACGCTTCTGGGCCTCGAGCGAGCCTTCGCGGGCAGGAACCCCCTGAAGCGAGAGTCGGGGTCTGTGGTGGAGAAGCTGCCCCAGCTGGCGAAGGAGGGGGCTGAGAGGACCCTGCCCCAGTGCATCTCCCTCTTCTTGCCTGAATTCCCAGTCCAGCCTCCAATGGGGCAGCGCCAGCTGAAG ATCCTGGGCTTTGTGGCCAAGGGGTCCTTTGGGACAGTGCTGAAGGTCTTAGACTGTGGGCAAGAGAAGGTCTTTGCCGTCAAG GTGCTTCCCAAAGTGGAGGTTCTCCGCCGAGACAGCCTCAGGCAGTGCAAGGAGGAGGTCAGCATCCAG AAGCAGGTCAGGCACCCTTTTGTGCATTGCCTGGGAGACAGCTGGCAAGGCCGCAGCCACCTCTTTATTA TGTGCACATATTGCAGTACTGGGGATCTGTACACCCTTTGGAAGTCGGTGGGGCGTTTTGCCGAAGCCGTCATCCGCCTCTTTGCTACGGAGTTGGTGCTGGTGCTTG gCTACCTCCACAATCTGGGCATCGTCCACCGCGATGTCAAG ATGGAAAATATCCTTCTGGATGAACAAG GTCACCTGAAGCTGACTGACTTTGGCCTCTCTCGCCACCTGCCCTGGGGCGAGAGGGCCTACACCATCTGTGGGACCCTCCAGTACATGG CCCCGGAGGTCTTGAGTGGCGGGCCGTATGCCCACGCGGCAGATTGGTGGTCCATGGGGGTGCTGCTCTATGGCTTAGCCACTGGGAAG TTCCCGGTGGCCGCCGAGAAAGACCACGTCAGCATGCTGGAGAGCGTCAGATGCTGCGACTATGCCATCCCAGGCACCCTCAGCCTGGGCCTCCGCCTTCTCCTCAGCGAG CTCCTGTGCCAGGACCCCCAGCGGCGCCTGCGCTACCTCCACCACTTCCGCGGCCACCTCTTTTTCCGTGGGATGACCTTCGACGCCGAGATGCTTCGGAAGCGGCCGGTGGATGTTGTGCTGGACCTGCGGAACCCCCGGGAAACCTCCCTGGACTCGGCCACCTTTTTGGATTTCGACTGTGACCTCATGGCGCCCTCGAGCCAGCCGTGGCCGGGCTGA